In Dioscorea cayenensis subsp. rotundata cultivar TDr96_F1 unplaced genomic scaffold, TDr96_F1_v2_PseudoChromosome.rev07_lg8_w22 25.fasta BLBR01000432.1, whole genome shotgun sequence, a genomic segment contains:
- the LOC120254401 gene encoding 2-methoxy-6-polyprenyl-1,4-benzoquinol methylase, mitochondrial-like isoform X6 has protein sequence MMMMMMALLRSGSSKILPRYQPSILPRFLHSHATSFGFKQDEKSKLVVNVFSTVASTYDLMNDLISTSLHRLWKDRLVSLLHPFAGMKHLDVAGGKGDVAFRVLERMNSVSNKALQERLADTEEVTKIFVCDINPNMLNVGKKRAIERVFSGFGEDRSLHWVEGDAEALSFADGSMDGYTIAFRIRNVTHIEKALSEAYRVLKRGGRFLCLELSHVELPVFKQIYDYYSFSIIPAMGELVAGDRASYQYLVESIRRFPNQETFARMIFDAGFQKVEYDNLVGGVVAIHSGLKL, from the exons atgatgatgatgatgatggcgtTGCTGCGAAGCGGCTCTTCCAAAATCCTCCCAAGATATCAACCTTCTATTCTTCCTCGATTCCTCCATTCTCATGCAACCAGCTTCG GATTCAAGCAAGATGAGAAAAGCAAATTGGTCGTTAATGTTTTCAGCACTGTCGCTTCAACTTACGATCTCATGAATGACCTGATCAGCACCAGCTTGCACAGGCTGTGGAAGGACAG ATTGGTTTCATTGTTGCATCCTTTTGCTGGAATGAAGCATCTTGATGTGGCCGGAGGCAAAG GAGATGTTGCCTTTCGTGTTCTTGAGCGTATGAATAGCGTTAGTAATAAAGCCTTACAGGAAAGATTAGCTGATACAGAAGAAGTGACAAAAATATTCGTATGTGACATCAACCCAAACATGTTGAATGTTGGCAAAAAGCGTGCCATTGAGAGAG TCTTTTCAGGGTTTGGTGAAGATCGTTCTCTTCATTGGGTAGAGGGAGATGCTGAAGCTTTAAGTTTTGCTGATGGGTCAATGGATGGCTATACTATTGCATTCAGGATAAGAAATGTAACACACATTGAGAAAGCACTCTCAGAAGCTTACAG ggtGCTGAAACGAGGAGGAAGGTTTCTTTGCCTAGAGCTGAGCCATGTGGAACTTCCTGTCTTCAAACAAAT TTACGACTACTACTCATTTTCAATCATTCCAGCTATGGGAGAGTTAGTGGCTGGTGACAGAGCTTCTTATCAATACCTAGTTGAGAGTATTCGCCGGTTCCCTAACCAG GAGACATTTGCTCGAATGATTTTTGATGCAGGATTTCAGAAGGTTGAATATGATAATCTTGTTGGAGGTGTAGTTGCTATTCATTCTGGATTGAAATTGTAG
- the LOC120254401 gene encoding 2-methoxy-6-polyprenyl-1,4-benzoquinol methylase, mitochondrial-like isoform X7: protein MMMMMMALLRSGSSKILPRYQPSILPRFLHSHATSFGFKQDEKSKLVVNVFSTVASTYDLMNDLISTSLHRLWKDRLVSLLHPFAGMKHLDVAGGKGDVAFRVLERMNSVSNKALQERLADTEEVTKIFVCDINPNMLNVGKKRAIERGFGEDRSLHWVEGDAEALSFADGSMDGYTIAFRIRNVTHIEKALSEAYRVLKRGGRFLCLELSHVELPVFKQIYDYYSFSIIPAMGELVAGDRASYQYLVESIRRFPNQETFARMIFDAGFQKVEYDNLVGGVVAIHSGLKL from the exons atgatgatgatgatgatggcgtTGCTGCGAAGCGGCTCTTCCAAAATCCTCCCAAGATATCAACCTTCTATTCTTCCTCGATTCCTCCATTCTCATGCAACCAGCTTCG GATTCAAGCAAGATGAGAAAAGCAAATTGGTCGTTAATGTTTTCAGCACTGTCGCTTCAACTTACGATCTCATGAATGACCTGATCAGCACCAGCTTGCACAGGCTGTGGAAGGACAG ATTGGTTTCATTGTTGCATCCTTTTGCTGGAATGAAGCATCTTGATGTGGCCGGAGGCAAAG GAGATGTTGCCTTTCGTGTTCTTGAGCGTATGAATAGCGTTAGTAATAAAGCCTTACAGGAAAGATTAGCTGATACAGAAGAAGTGACAAAAATATTCGTATGTGACATCAACCCAAACATGTTGAATGTTGGCAAAAAGCGTGCCATTGAGAGAG GGTTTGGTGAAGATCGTTCTCTTCATTGGGTAGAGGGAGATGCTGAAGCTTTAAGTTTTGCTGATGGGTCAATGGATGGCTATACTATTGCATTCAGGATAAGAAATGTAACACACATTGAGAAAGCACTCTCAGAAGCTTACAG ggtGCTGAAACGAGGAGGAAGGTTTCTTTGCCTAGAGCTGAGCCATGTGGAACTTCCTGTCTTCAAACAAAT TTACGACTACTACTCATTTTCAATCATTCCAGCTATGGGAGAGTTAGTGGCTGGTGACAGAGCTTCTTATCAATACCTAGTTGAGAGTATTCGCCGGTTCCCTAACCAG GAGACATTTGCTCGAATGATTTTTGATGCAGGATTTCAGAAGGTTGAATATGATAATCTTGTTGGAGGTGTAGTTGCTATTCATTCTGGATTGAAATTGTAG
- the LOC120254401 gene encoding uncharacterized protein LOC120254401 isoform X4, whose protein sequence is MMMMMMALLRSGSSKILPRYQPSILPRFLHSHATSFGFKQDEKSKLVVNVFSTVASTYDLMNDLISTSLHRLWKDRLVSLLHPFAGMKHLDVAGGKGDVAFRVLERMNSVSNKALQERLADTEEVTKIFVCDINPNMLNVGKKRAIERVFSGFGEDRSLHWVEGDAEALSFADGSMDGYTIAFRIRNVTHIEKALSEAYRVLKRGGRFLCLELSHVELPVFKQIYDYYSFSIIPAMGELVAGDRASYQYLVESIRRFPNQPFLATLLVISGDIFSAEQDVQTDDAGWSHKRKDLLWNIAEHSGSASKKSEINNDADFMFQRSEFGQEPLVGTVQMYGRHVFLCHKCPDLWPSHIETTECSQLPGLLSVALKARKEDLKRRTCLTIYQGEDDMDSMDGDVMIFPDMIKYKGLTQGDVDNFVDEVLVKESGWSFGEVETLSGSYVFVCAHGSRDRRCGLCGPVLVRKFREEIKSGDLHDQVSVHPCSHIGGHKFAAYWQGQNCRSSLEGKYGLIKGGTEEGPIASTSGEQYSWGQSVKE, encoded by the exons atgatgatgatgatgatggcgtTGCTGCGAAGCGGCTCTTCCAAAATCCTCCCAAGATATCAACCTTCTATTCTTCCTCGATTCCTCCATTCTCATGCAACCAGCTTCG GATTCAAGCAAGATGAGAAAAGCAAATTGGTCGTTAATGTTTTCAGCACTGTCGCTTCAACTTACGATCTCATGAATGACCTGATCAGCACCAGCTTGCACAGGCTGTGGAAGGACAG ATTGGTTTCATTGTTGCATCCTTTTGCTGGAATGAAGCATCTTGATGTGGCCGGAGGCAAAG GAGATGTTGCCTTTCGTGTTCTTGAGCGTATGAATAGCGTTAGTAATAAAGCCTTACAGGAAAGATTAGCTGATACAGAAGAAGTGACAAAAATATTCGTATGTGACATCAACCCAAACATGTTGAATGTTGGCAAAAAGCGTGCCATTGAGAGAG TCTTTTCAGGGTTTGGTGAAGATCGTTCTCTTCATTGGGTAGAGGGAGATGCTGAAGCTTTAAGTTTTGCTGATGGGTCAATGGATGGCTATACTATTGCATTCAGGATAAGAAATGTAACACACATTGAGAAAGCACTCTCAGAAGCTTACAG ggtGCTGAAACGAGGAGGAAGGTTTCTTTGCCTAGAGCTGAGCCATGTGGAACTTCCTGTCTTCAAACAAAT TTACGACTACTACTCATTTTCAATCATTCCAGCTATGGGAGAGTTAGTGGCTGGTGACAGAGCTTCTTATCAATACCTAGTTGAGAGTATTCGCCGGTTCCCTAACCAG CCTTTTTTGGCAACCCTGCTGGTAATCAGTGGTGACATTTTCAGTGCTGAACAAGATGTGCAGACTGATGATGCTGGTTGGAGCCACAAGAGAAAGGATCTTCTCTGGAATATTGCAGAACATTCAGGAAGTGCAAGTAAGAAGAGTGAGATCAACAATGATGCTGATTTTATGTTTCAAAGGTCAGAGTTTGGGCAGGAGCCATTGGTGGGGACGGTCCAGATGTATGGGAGACATGTCTTTCTGTGTCACAAGTGCCCTGATTTGTGGCCATCTCATATTGAAACCACTGAATGTAGCCAACTGCCAGGACTTCTCTCGGTAGCCCTGAAGGCACGGAAAGAAGATCTGAAGAGGCGCACTTGTCTGACCATATATCAAGGAGAAGATGATATGGACTCAATGGATGGAGATGTCATGATCTTTCCGGACATGATCAAATATAAGGGGCTGACACAAGGTGATGttgataattttgttgatgaagtgcTTGTGAAAGAAAGTGGGTGGTCCTTTGGGGAAGTTGAGACATTGTCAGGgtcatatgtatttgtgtgcGCTCATGGAAGTCGAGATCGAAGGTGTGGTCTCTGTGGACCAGTCCTGGTTAGAAAATTTagagaagaaataaaatcagGTGACCTTCATGATCAAGTGTCTGTTCACCCCTGCTCTCACATAGGTGGTCATAAGTTTGCAG CATATTGGCAAGGGCAGAATTGTAGATCGTCTTTGGAGGGGAAGTATGGGCTTATCAAAGGAGGAACAGAAGAAGGCCCAATTGCTTCGACTTCAGGGGAGCAATACAGTTGGGGACAAAGTGTGAAAGAATAA
- the LOC120254401 gene encoding uncharacterized protein LOC120254401 isoform X5, with protein sequence MKHLDVAGGKGDVAFRVLERMNSVSNKALQERLADTEEVTKIFVCDINPNMLNVGKKRAIERVFSGFGEDRSLHWVEGDAEALSFADGSMDGYTIAFRIRNVTHIEKALSEAYRVLKRGGRFLCLELSHVELPVFKQIYDYYSFSIIPAMGELVAGDRASYQYLVESIRRFPNQPFLATLLVISGDIFSAEQDVQTDDAGWSHKRKDLLWNIAEHSGSASKKSEINNDADFMFQRSEFGQEPLVGTVQMYGRHVFLCHKCPDLWPSHIETTECSQLPGLLSVALKARKEDLKRRTCLTIYQGEDDMDSMDGDVMIFPDMIKYKGLTQGDVDNFVDEVLVKESGWSFGEVETLSGSYVFVCAHGSRDRRCGLCGPVLVRKFREEIKSGDLHDQVSVHPCSHIGGHKFAGNVIIFSKKDDKVTGDWYGYVSPDDVPTILEQHIGKGRIVDRLWRGSMGLSKEEQKKAQLLRLQGSNTVGDKV encoded by the exons ATGAAGCATCTTGATGTGGCCGGAGGCAAAG GAGATGTTGCCTTTCGTGTTCTTGAGCGTATGAATAGCGTTAGTAATAAAGCCTTACAGGAAAGATTAGCTGATACAGAAGAAGTGACAAAAATATTCGTATGTGACATCAACCCAAACATGTTGAATGTTGGCAAAAAGCGTGCCATTGAGAGAG TCTTTTCAGGGTTTGGTGAAGATCGTTCTCTTCATTGGGTAGAGGGAGATGCTGAAGCTTTAAGTTTTGCTGATGGGTCAATGGATGGCTATACTATTGCATTCAGGATAAGAAATGTAACACACATTGAGAAAGCACTCTCAGAAGCTTACAG ggtGCTGAAACGAGGAGGAAGGTTTCTTTGCCTAGAGCTGAGCCATGTGGAACTTCCTGTCTTCAAACAAAT TTACGACTACTACTCATTTTCAATCATTCCAGCTATGGGAGAGTTAGTGGCTGGTGACAGAGCTTCTTATCAATACCTAGTTGAGAGTATTCGCCGGTTCCCTAACCAG CCTTTTTTGGCAACCCTGCTGGTAATCAGTGGTGACATTTTCAGTGCTGAACAAGATGTGCAGACTGATGATGCTGGTTGGAGCCACAAGAGAAAGGATCTTCTCTGGAATATTGCAGAACATTCAGGAAGTGCAAGTAAGAAGAGTGAGATCAACAATGATGCTGATTTTATGTTTCAAAGGTCAGAGTTTGGGCAGGAGCCATTGGTGGGGACGGTCCAGATGTATGGGAGACATGTCTTTCTGTGTCACAAGTGCCCTGATTTGTGGCCATCTCATATTGAAACCACTGAATGTAGCCAACTGCCAGGACTTCTCTCGGTAGCCCTGAAGGCACGGAAAGAAGATCTGAAGAGGCGCACTTGTCTGACCATATATCAAGGAGAAGATGATATGGACTCAATGGATGGAGATGTCATGATCTTTCCGGACATGATCAAATATAAGGGGCTGACACAAGGTGATGttgataattttgttgatgaagtgcTTGTGAAAGAAAGTGGGTGGTCCTTTGGGGAAGTTGAGACATTGTCAGGgtcatatgtatttgtgtgcGCTCATGGAAGTCGAGATCGAAGGTGTGGTCTCTGTGGACCAGTCCTGGTTAGAAAATTTagagaagaaataaaatcagGTGACCTTCATGATCAAGTGTCTGTTCACCCCTGCTCTCACATAGGTGGTCATAAGTTTGCAGGTAATGTCATTATTTTTAGTAAGAAGGATGATAAAGTCACTGGCGATTGGTATGGATATGTTTCTCCTGATGACGTGCCTACCATACTTGAGCAGCATATTGGCAAGGGCAGAATTGTAGATCGTCTTTGGAGGGGAAGTATGGGCTTATCAAAGGAGGAACAGAAGAAGGCCCAATTGCTTCGACTTCAGGGGAGCAATACAGTTGGGGACAAAGTGTGA
- the LOC120254401 gene encoding uncharacterized protein LOC120254401 isoform X3: MMMMMMALLRSGSSKILPRYQPSILPRFLHSHATSFGFKQDEKSKLVVNVFSTVASTYDLMNDLISTSLHRLWKDRLVSLLHPFAGMKHLDVAGGKGDVAFRVLERMNSVSNKALQERLADTEEVTKIFVCDINPNMLNVGKKRAIERVFSGFGEDRSLHWVEGDAEALSFADGSMDGYTIAFRIRNVTHIEKALSEAYRVLKRGGRFLCLELSHVELPVFKQIYDYYSFSIIPAMGELVAGDRASYQYLVESIRRFPNQTDDAGWSHKRKDLLWNIAEHSGSASKKSEINNDADFMFQRSEFGQEPLVGTVQMYGRHVFLCHKCPDLWPSHIETTECSQLPGLLSVALKARKEDLKRRTCLTIYQGEDDMDSMDGDVMIFPDMIKYKGLTQGDVDNFVDEVLVKESGWSFGEVETLSGSYVFVCAHGSRDRRCGLCGPVLVRKFREEIKSGDLHDQVSVHPCSHIGGHKFAGNVIIFSKKDDKVTGDWYGYVSPDDVPTILEQHIGKGRIVDRLWRGSMGLSKEEQKKAQLLRLQGSNTVGDKV, translated from the exons atgatgatgatgatgatggcgtTGCTGCGAAGCGGCTCTTCCAAAATCCTCCCAAGATATCAACCTTCTATTCTTCCTCGATTCCTCCATTCTCATGCAACCAGCTTCG GATTCAAGCAAGATGAGAAAAGCAAATTGGTCGTTAATGTTTTCAGCACTGTCGCTTCAACTTACGATCTCATGAATGACCTGATCAGCACCAGCTTGCACAGGCTGTGGAAGGACAG ATTGGTTTCATTGTTGCATCCTTTTGCTGGAATGAAGCATCTTGATGTGGCCGGAGGCAAAG GAGATGTTGCCTTTCGTGTTCTTGAGCGTATGAATAGCGTTAGTAATAAAGCCTTACAGGAAAGATTAGCTGATACAGAAGAAGTGACAAAAATATTCGTATGTGACATCAACCCAAACATGTTGAATGTTGGCAAAAAGCGTGCCATTGAGAGAG TCTTTTCAGGGTTTGGTGAAGATCGTTCTCTTCATTGGGTAGAGGGAGATGCTGAAGCTTTAAGTTTTGCTGATGGGTCAATGGATGGCTATACTATTGCATTCAGGATAAGAAATGTAACACACATTGAGAAAGCACTCTCAGAAGCTTACAG ggtGCTGAAACGAGGAGGAAGGTTTCTTTGCCTAGAGCTGAGCCATGTGGAACTTCCTGTCTTCAAACAAAT TTACGACTACTACTCATTTTCAATCATTCCAGCTATGGGAGAGTTAGTGGCTGGTGACAGAGCTTCTTATCAATACCTAGTTGAGAGTATTCGCCGGTTCCCTAACCAG ACTGATGATGCTGGTTGGAGCCACAAGAGAAAGGATCTTCTCTGGAATATTGCAGAACATTCAGGAAGTGCAAGTAAGAAGAGTGAGATCAACAATGATGCTGATTTTATGTTTCAAAGGTCAGAGTTTGGGCAGGAGCCATTGGTGGGGACGGTCCAGATGTATGGGAGACATGTCTTTCTGTGTCACAAGTGCCCTGATTTGTGGCCATCTCATATTGAAACCACTGAATGTAGCCAACTGCCAGGACTTCTCTCGGTAGCCCTGAAGGCACGGAAAGAAGATCTGAAGAGGCGCACTTGTCTGACCATATATCAAGGAGAAGATGATATGGACTCAATGGATGGAGATGTCATGATCTTTCCGGACATGATCAAATATAAGGGGCTGACACAAGGTGATGttgataattttgttgatgaagtgcTTGTGAAAGAAAGTGGGTGGTCCTTTGGGGAAGTTGAGACATTGTCAGGgtcatatgtatttgtgtgcGCTCATGGAAGTCGAGATCGAAGGTGTGGTCTCTGTGGACCAGTCCTGGTTAGAAAATTTagagaagaaataaaatcagGTGACCTTCATGATCAAGTGTCTGTTCACCCCTGCTCTCACATAGGTGGTCATAAGTTTGCAGGTAATGTCATTATTTTTAGTAAGAAGGATGATAAAGTCACTGGCGATTGGTATGGATATGTTTCTCCTGATGACGTGCCTACCATACTTGAGCAGCATATTGGCAAGGGCAGAATTGTAGATCGTCTTTGGAGGGGAAGTATGGGCTTATCAAAGGAGGAACAGAAGAAGGCCCAATTGCTTCGACTTCAGGGGAGCAATACAGTTGGGGACAAAGTGTGA
- the LOC120254401 gene encoding uncharacterized protein LOC120254401 isoform X2, with amino-acid sequence MMMMMMALLRSGSSKILPRYQPSILPRFLHSHATSFGFKQDEKSKLVVNVFSTVASTYDLMNDLISTSLHRLWKDRLVSLLHPFAGMKHLDVAGGKGDVAFRVLERMNSVSNKALQERLADTEEVTKIFVCDINPNMLNVGKKRAIERGFGEDRSLHWVEGDAEALSFADGSMDGYTIAFRIRNVTHIEKALSEAYRVLKRGGRFLCLELSHVELPVFKQIYDYYSFSIIPAMGELVAGDRASYQYLVESIRRFPNQPFLATLLVISGDIFSAEQDVQTDDAGWSHKRKDLLWNIAEHSGSASKKSEINNDADFMFQRSEFGQEPLVGTVQMYGRHVFLCHKCPDLWPSHIETTECSQLPGLLSVALKARKEDLKRRTCLTIYQGEDDMDSMDGDVMIFPDMIKYKGLTQGDVDNFVDEVLVKESGWSFGEVETLSGSYVFVCAHGSRDRRCGLCGPVLVRKFREEIKSGDLHDQVSVHPCSHIGGHKFAGNVIIFSKKDDKVTGDWYGYVSPDDVPTILEQHIGKGRIVDRLWRGSMGLSKEEQKKAQLLRLQGSNTVGDKV; translated from the exons atgatgatgatgatgatggcgtTGCTGCGAAGCGGCTCTTCCAAAATCCTCCCAAGATATCAACCTTCTATTCTTCCTCGATTCCTCCATTCTCATGCAACCAGCTTCG GATTCAAGCAAGATGAGAAAAGCAAATTGGTCGTTAATGTTTTCAGCACTGTCGCTTCAACTTACGATCTCATGAATGACCTGATCAGCACCAGCTTGCACAGGCTGTGGAAGGACAG ATTGGTTTCATTGTTGCATCCTTTTGCTGGAATGAAGCATCTTGATGTGGCCGGAGGCAAAG GAGATGTTGCCTTTCGTGTTCTTGAGCGTATGAATAGCGTTAGTAATAAAGCCTTACAGGAAAGATTAGCTGATACAGAAGAAGTGACAAAAATATTCGTATGTGACATCAACCCAAACATGTTGAATGTTGGCAAAAAGCGTGCCATTGAGAGAG GGTTTGGTGAAGATCGTTCTCTTCATTGGGTAGAGGGAGATGCTGAAGCTTTAAGTTTTGCTGATGGGTCAATGGATGGCTATACTATTGCATTCAGGATAAGAAATGTAACACACATTGAGAAAGCACTCTCAGAAGCTTACAG ggtGCTGAAACGAGGAGGAAGGTTTCTTTGCCTAGAGCTGAGCCATGTGGAACTTCCTGTCTTCAAACAAAT TTACGACTACTACTCATTTTCAATCATTCCAGCTATGGGAGAGTTAGTGGCTGGTGACAGAGCTTCTTATCAATACCTAGTTGAGAGTATTCGCCGGTTCCCTAACCAG CCTTTTTTGGCAACCCTGCTGGTAATCAGTGGTGACATTTTCAGTGCTGAACAAGATGTGCAGACTGATGATGCTGGTTGGAGCCACAAGAGAAAGGATCTTCTCTGGAATATTGCAGAACATTCAGGAAGTGCAAGTAAGAAGAGTGAGATCAACAATGATGCTGATTTTATGTTTCAAAGGTCAGAGTTTGGGCAGGAGCCATTGGTGGGGACGGTCCAGATGTATGGGAGACATGTCTTTCTGTGTCACAAGTGCCCTGATTTGTGGCCATCTCATATTGAAACCACTGAATGTAGCCAACTGCCAGGACTTCTCTCGGTAGCCCTGAAGGCACGGAAAGAAGATCTGAAGAGGCGCACTTGTCTGACCATATATCAAGGAGAAGATGATATGGACTCAATGGATGGAGATGTCATGATCTTTCCGGACATGATCAAATATAAGGGGCTGACACAAGGTGATGttgataattttgttgatgaagtgcTTGTGAAAGAAAGTGGGTGGTCCTTTGGGGAAGTTGAGACATTGTCAGGgtcatatgtatttgtgtgcGCTCATGGAAGTCGAGATCGAAGGTGTGGTCTCTGTGGACCAGTCCTGGTTAGAAAATTTagagaagaaataaaatcagGTGACCTTCATGATCAAGTGTCTGTTCACCCCTGCTCTCACATAGGTGGTCATAAGTTTGCAGGTAATGTCATTATTTTTAGTAAGAAGGATGATAAAGTCACTGGCGATTGGTATGGATATGTTTCTCCTGATGACGTGCCTACCATACTTGAGCAGCATATTGGCAAGGGCAGAATTGTAGATCGTCTTTGGAGGGGAAGTATGGGCTTATCAAAGGAGGAACAGAAGAAGGCCCAATTGCTTCGACTTCAGGGGAGCAATACAGTTGGGGACAAAGTGTGA
- the LOC120254401 gene encoding uncharacterized protein LOC120254401 isoform X1, producing the protein MMMMMMALLRSGSSKILPRYQPSILPRFLHSHATSFGFKQDEKSKLVVNVFSTVASTYDLMNDLISTSLHRLWKDRLVSLLHPFAGMKHLDVAGGKGDVAFRVLERMNSVSNKALQERLADTEEVTKIFVCDINPNMLNVGKKRAIERVFSGFGEDRSLHWVEGDAEALSFADGSMDGYTIAFRIRNVTHIEKALSEAYRVLKRGGRFLCLELSHVELPVFKQIYDYYSFSIIPAMGELVAGDRASYQYLVESIRRFPNQPFLATLLVISGDIFSAEQDVQTDDAGWSHKRKDLLWNIAEHSGSASKKSEINNDADFMFQRSEFGQEPLVGTVQMYGRHVFLCHKCPDLWPSHIETTECSQLPGLLSVALKARKEDLKRRTCLTIYQGEDDMDSMDGDVMIFPDMIKYKGLTQGDVDNFVDEVLVKESGWSFGEVETLSGSYVFVCAHGSRDRRCGLCGPVLVRKFREEIKSGDLHDQVSVHPCSHIGGHKFAGNVIIFSKKDDKVTGDWYGYVSPDDVPTILEQHIGKGRIVDRLWRGSMGLSKEEQKKAQLLRLQGSNTVGDKV; encoded by the exons atgatgatgatgatgatggcgtTGCTGCGAAGCGGCTCTTCCAAAATCCTCCCAAGATATCAACCTTCTATTCTTCCTCGATTCCTCCATTCTCATGCAACCAGCTTCG GATTCAAGCAAGATGAGAAAAGCAAATTGGTCGTTAATGTTTTCAGCACTGTCGCTTCAACTTACGATCTCATGAATGACCTGATCAGCACCAGCTTGCACAGGCTGTGGAAGGACAG ATTGGTTTCATTGTTGCATCCTTTTGCTGGAATGAAGCATCTTGATGTGGCCGGAGGCAAAG GAGATGTTGCCTTTCGTGTTCTTGAGCGTATGAATAGCGTTAGTAATAAAGCCTTACAGGAAAGATTAGCTGATACAGAAGAAGTGACAAAAATATTCGTATGTGACATCAACCCAAACATGTTGAATGTTGGCAAAAAGCGTGCCATTGAGAGAG TCTTTTCAGGGTTTGGTGAAGATCGTTCTCTTCATTGGGTAGAGGGAGATGCTGAAGCTTTAAGTTTTGCTGATGGGTCAATGGATGGCTATACTATTGCATTCAGGATAAGAAATGTAACACACATTGAGAAAGCACTCTCAGAAGCTTACAG ggtGCTGAAACGAGGAGGAAGGTTTCTTTGCCTAGAGCTGAGCCATGTGGAACTTCCTGTCTTCAAACAAAT TTACGACTACTACTCATTTTCAATCATTCCAGCTATGGGAGAGTTAGTGGCTGGTGACAGAGCTTCTTATCAATACCTAGTTGAGAGTATTCGCCGGTTCCCTAACCAG CCTTTTTTGGCAACCCTGCTGGTAATCAGTGGTGACATTTTCAGTGCTGAACAAGATGTGCAGACTGATGATGCTGGTTGGAGCCACAAGAGAAAGGATCTTCTCTGGAATATTGCAGAACATTCAGGAAGTGCAAGTAAGAAGAGTGAGATCAACAATGATGCTGATTTTATGTTTCAAAGGTCAGAGTTTGGGCAGGAGCCATTGGTGGGGACGGTCCAGATGTATGGGAGACATGTCTTTCTGTGTCACAAGTGCCCTGATTTGTGGCCATCTCATATTGAAACCACTGAATGTAGCCAACTGCCAGGACTTCTCTCGGTAGCCCTGAAGGCACGGAAAGAAGATCTGAAGAGGCGCACTTGTCTGACCATATATCAAGGAGAAGATGATATGGACTCAATGGATGGAGATGTCATGATCTTTCCGGACATGATCAAATATAAGGGGCTGACACAAGGTGATGttgataattttgttgatgaagtgcTTGTGAAAGAAAGTGGGTGGTCCTTTGGGGAAGTTGAGACATTGTCAGGgtcatatgtatttgtgtgcGCTCATGGAAGTCGAGATCGAAGGTGTGGTCTCTGTGGACCAGTCCTGGTTAGAAAATTTagagaagaaataaaatcagGTGACCTTCATGATCAAGTGTCTGTTCACCCCTGCTCTCACATAGGTGGTCATAAGTTTGCAGGTAATGTCATTATTTTTAGTAAGAAGGATGATAAAGTCACTGGCGATTGGTATGGATATGTTTCTCCTGATGACGTGCCTACCATACTTGAGCAGCATATTGGCAAGGGCAGAATTGTAGATCGTCTTTGGAGGGGAAGTATGGGCTTATCAAAGGAGGAACAGAAGAAGGCCCAATTGCTTCGACTTCAGGGGAGCAATACAGTTGGGGACAAAGTGTGA